A stretch of Gammaproteobacteria bacterium DNA encodes these proteins:
- a CDS encoding methylcrotonoyl-CoA carboxylase: MNVIQTAINVRGAEFAENRAAMQAQVDDLRTHLETARLGGGERARELHLGRGKLLPRERIDALLDPGSPFLELSALAALGVYDDDVPAAGIITGIGRVSGQECMIVANDATVKGGSYYPLTVKKHLRAQAIAAQNALPCIYLVDSGGANLPRQDEVFPDREHFGRIFFNQANLSARNIAQIAVVMGSCTAGGAYVPAMADEAIIVREQGTIFLGGPPLVRAATGEIVSAEDLGGADVHCRTSGVADHYARNDHHALELARRAVARLNRVKSPGLDVIAAEEPLYEPADIYGVIPRDTRKPYDVREVIARLVDGSVFDEFKSLYGATLVCGFARLWGYPVGVLANNGILFSESAQKGAHFIELCAQRGIPLVFLQNITGFMVGRQYEAGGIAKHGAKMVTAVACAAVPKFTVLIGGSFGAGNYGMCGRAYDPRFLFMWPNARVSVMGGEQAAGVLAQVKRDQFERRGENWSAQEETEFKQPIIEQYEHQGHPYYASARLWDDGVIDPADTRTVLGLAISAALNAPVSATRFGVFRM; this comes from the coding sequence ATGAACGTGATCCAGACTGCCATCAATGTCCGCGGCGCCGAATTCGCGGAGAATCGCGCCGCGATGCAGGCCCAGGTCGATGATCTGCGGACGCATCTCGAGACCGCGCGTCTCGGGGGCGGTGAACGCGCCCGCGAATTGCACCTCGGACGGGGCAAGCTGTTGCCGCGCGAGCGCATCGATGCGCTGCTCGACCCGGGTTCGCCGTTCCTGGAACTGTCCGCGCTCGCGGCTCTCGGTGTCTACGACGACGATGTGCCGGCCGCCGGGATCATCACCGGGATCGGGCGGGTCAGCGGCCAGGAATGCATGATCGTCGCCAATGATGCGACCGTGAAGGGCGGCAGCTATTACCCGCTCACCGTGAAGAAGCACCTGCGGGCGCAGGCCATCGCCGCGCAGAACGCCCTGCCGTGCATCTACCTGGTGGATTCGGGTGGGGCCAACCTGCCGCGCCAGGACGAGGTGTTTCCCGACCGCGAGCATTTCGGGCGTATTTTTTTCAACCAGGCGAATCTGTCGGCACGCAACATTGCGCAGATCGCGGTGGTGATGGGTTCGTGCACGGCCGGTGGAGCCTATGTGCCGGCCATGGCCGACGAGGCGATCATCGTGCGCGAGCAGGGCACGATCTTTCTCGGTGGCCCGCCGCTGGTGCGCGCCGCCACCGGCGAGATCGTCAGCGCAGAGGATCTCGGTGGTGCCGATGTGCACTGCCGCACCTCGGGTGTGGCGGACCATTACGCGCGCAACGATCACCATGCGCTGGAGCTTGCGCGGCGCGCGGTCGCTCGCCTGAACCGGGTGAAATCACCGGGGTTGGATGTGATCGCCGCCGAAGAGCCGCTGTACGAGCCCGCCGATATTTATGGAGTGATCCCGCGCGATACCCGCAAGCCCTACGATGTGCGCGAGGTGATCGCTCGCCTCGTCGATGGCTCGGTGTTCGACGAGTTCAAGTCGCTCTATGGCGCAACGCTGGTGTGTGGCTTCGCGCGGCTGTGGGGTTATCCGGTCGGAGTGCTCGCCAACAACGGCATCCTGTTCAGCGAATCGGCGCAGAAGGGCGCGCATTTCATCGAGTTGTGCGCGCAGCGCGGCATTCCGCTGGTGTTCCTGCAGAACATCACCGGCTTCATGGTCGGGCGCCAGTACGAAGCCGGCGGCATTGCCAAGCACGGCGCCAAGATGGTCACCGCGGTGGCCTGTGCGGCGGTGCCGAAGTTCACGGTGTTGATCGGCGGTTCATTCGGCGCCGGAAATTACGGCATGTGCGGTCGCGCCTACGATCCGCGCTTCCTGTTCATGTGGCCCAATGCGCGGGTGTCGGTGATGGGTGGCGAGCAGGCGGCGGGCGTGCTGGCGCAGGTCAAGAGGGATCAGTTCGAGCGCCGTGGCGAGAACTGGAGCGCGCAGGAAGAGACCGAATTCAAGCAGCCGATCATCGAGCAGTACGAGCACCAGGGGCATCCGTATTATGCCTCGGCGCGGCTGTGGGACGATGGCGTGATCGATCCGGCGGATACGCGCACGGTGCTTGGCCTGGCGATTTCGGCGG
- a CDS encoding isovaleryl-CoA dehydrogenase → MSNGYPSLNFELGSDIDMLRETVHAFARDELAPRAARIDRDNEFPADMWRKFGELGLLGITVAEEYGGSGLGYLAHAIAMEEISRASASVGLSYGAHSNLCVNQIHRNGNSTQKQKYLPKLVSGEHVGALAMSEPNAGSDVVSMRLRAERRGDRYVLNGNKMWITNGPDANVYVIYAKTEPEAGSRGITAFIVERDFAGFARGQKLDKLGMRGSNTCELVFVDCEVPAENVLGSENRGAAVLMSGLDYERVVLSGGPVGIMQACLDVVIPYMHERKQFGQSIGEFQLIQGKVADMYTTLNAGRSYLYAVARACDRNETARKDAAAVILYTAESATRLALDAIQILGGNGYINDYPTGRLLRDAKLYEIGAGTSEIRRMLIGRELFNETR, encoded by the coding sequence ATGAGCAATGGTTATCCCTCCCTGAATTTCGAGCTTGGCAGCGATATCGACATGTTGCGCGAGACGGTGCATGCGTTTGCCCGTGACGAGCTGGCGCCGCGCGCGGCCCGGATCGATCGCGACAACGAATTCCCGGCCGATATGTGGCGCAAGTTCGGTGAACTCGGCCTGCTCGGCATCACGGTTGCCGAGGAGTATGGCGGCAGCGGTCTCGGTTATCTCGCGCATGCGATCGCGATGGAGGAAATCAGCCGTGCCTCGGCCTCGGTCGGCCTTTCATATGGAGCGCATTCCAATCTCTGCGTGAACCAGATTCACCGCAACGGCAACAGCACACAGAAGCAGAAATACCTGCCGAAACTGGTGAGCGGCGAGCACGTGGGCGCGCTGGCGATGAGCGAGCCCAACGCCGGCTCGGATGTGGTCAGCATGCGCCTGCGTGCCGAGCGGCGCGGCGATCGCTACGTGTTGAACGGCAACAAGATGTGGATCACCAACGGGCCGGATGCCAACGTCTACGTGATTTACGCCAAAACCGAGCCCGAAGCCGGTTCGCGCGGCATCACGGCCTTCATCGTCGAGCGTGATTTCGCGGGGTTCGCGCGTGGCCAGAAACTCGACAAGCTCGGCATGCGCGGCTCGAATACCTGCGAGCTGGTGTTCGTCGATTGCGAGGTGCCGGCGGAAAACGTGCTCGGCAGCGAGAACCGCGGCGCCGCGGTGCTGATGTCGGGCCTGGATTACGAGCGCGTGGTGCTCTCCGGTGGACCGGTCGGGATCATGCAGGCCTGCCTCGACGTCGTGATCCCCTATATGCACGAGCGCAAGCAGTTCGGGCAGTCGATAGGCGAATTCCAGCTGATCCAGGGCAAGGTGGCCGATATGTACACCACGCTGAATGCCGGGCGCAGCTATCTGTACGCGGTGGCCCGCGCCTGCGACCGCAATGAAACCGCGCGCAAGGATGCGGCGGCGGTCATTCTCTACACCGCCGAATCCGCCACCCGGTTGGCACTCGATGCGATCCAGATTCTCGGTGGCAACGGTTATATCAACGACTACCCCACGGGCAGGCTGCTGCGCGATGCCAAGCTCTACGAGATCGGCGCGGGCACCTCCGAGATCCGCCGCATGCTGATCGGACGCGAACTGTTCAACGAAACCCGCTGA
- a CDS encoding MerR family DNA-binding transcriptional regulator: protein MRSYSIGELAREFAVTARTIRHYEEIGLLAPQRRGQTRVYSPADRVRLKLILRGKRLGFSLEESRDIISMYDPAHDNRQQLRRLLERVREQRRILEERLREMRTMFDELSEVEAGCLEALGEPATKETVRNRSK, encoded by the coding sequence ATGCGGAGTTATTCGATCGGCGAGTTGGCCCGTGAATTCGCGGTCACCGCGCGCACCATCCGTCATTACGAGGAAATAGGCTTGCTCGCGCCGCAGCGACGCGGCCAGACACGCGTCTATTCTCCCGCCGACCGGGTGCGTCTCAAGCTGATCCTGCGTGGCAAGCGTCTTGGCTTCTCGCTGGAGGAGAGCCGCGACATCATCTCCATGTACGATCCCGCCCACGACAACCGGCAACAGTTGCGCCGGCTGCTCGAGCGGGTGCGCGAGCAACGCAGGATTCTCGAGGAACGGCTGCGCGAGATGCGTACCATGTTCGATGAACTGAGCGAGGTCGAGGCGGGTTGTCTCGAGGCGCTCGGCGAACCCGCCACGAAAGAAACGGTCCGCAACAGGAGCAAGTGA
- the hda gene encoding DnaA regulatory inactivator Hda, which produces MMPGQLVLPVRLADEASFDNFLVCDSNRLCVERLRALLERSHWTLLLHGASDSGRSHLLTASCQYLERQGAGTAYFPLAELRDCPPAELFAGLETRALVCLDDIDAVIGMPDWEEALFHLYNRIVENATGLLLAARKPPADLGIVLPDLRSRLQAALVLGLAGLDDDEKLLALQLRARDRGMTLEPEVARFILLRNARGMSSLIETLDRLDSATLEAGRRISIPFVKSVLGRDKS; this is translated from the coding sequence CTGATGCCCGGCCAGCTGGTGCTTCCGGTGCGGCTCGCGGACGAGGCTTCATTCGACAATTTCCTGGTTTGCGATTCCAACCGGCTGTGCGTGGAGCGTCTGCGCGCCCTGCTCGAGCGGTCGCACTGGACCTTGCTGCTGCATGGCGCAAGCGACAGTGGTCGCAGTCACCTGCTCACGGCCAGTTGTCAGTATCTCGAGCGTCAGGGTGCGGGCACGGCCTATTTTCCCTTGGCGGAGCTGCGCGATTGTCCGCCCGCGGAACTGTTTGCGGGCCTGGAGACGCGCGCGCTGGTATGCCTCGATGATATCGACGCGGTGATCGGCATGCCCGACTGGGAAGAGGCGCTGTTTCATCTGTACAACCGGATCGTCGAGAACGCGACGGGACTGTTGCTTGCGGCACGCAAACCGCCCGCGGATCTCGGTATCGTGCTGCCCGATCTGCGCTCGCGGCTGCAGGCCGCGCTGGTTCTCGGGCTGGCGGGTCTCGATGACGACGAAAAGCTCCTGGCCCTGCAGTTGCGGGCGCGCGATCGCGGCATGACGCTGGAGCCCGAGGTGGCGCGATTCATCCTGCTGCGCAACGCCCGCGGCATGAGCAGTTTGATCGAAACGCTGGACCGGCTTGATTCGGCCACCCTCGAAGCCGGAAGGCGGATCAGCATTCCCTTCGTGAAGAGTGTTCTCGGTCGAGACAAAAGTTGA
- a CDS encoding AI-2E family transporter, with protein sequence MMQRLAGLGLLLVAGLLLHLLAPILMPFLVATALAYLWDPAVDRLERLGMGRGLCVSLVFFLMSLLLILLVLVLVPLLGRQMHVVAAKVPLAIDWFKLSLLPWLEGQFNVGAGDIPLEKIKQALMANWQSAGGVAQGLLVSATSSSLVLLGWIANLVLIPVVTFYLLRDWDVMLANVRGTLPRAWEPTVVALACECDEVVSAFLRGQLLVMLALGVCYTVGLMLVGLDLALLIGMLAGLAAIVPYLGLLLGISAASVAALLQFGDWLPLLWVALVFTLAQLLEGMYLTPKLVGDRIGLHPVVVIFAVMAGGQLFGFTGVLLALPVSAVIMVLLRHAHDRYRSSSLYGPAAAEPVAEESAPGVPAGGGD encoded by the coding sequence ATGATGCAACGTCTCGCCGGGCTCGGACTGTTGCTGGTTGCCGGGCTGCTGCTGCATCTGCTGGCACCGATCCTGATGCCATTCCTGGTCGCGACGGCGCTGGCCTATCTATGGGATCCGGCCGTCGATCGCCTGGAGCGCCTCGGAATGGGGCGCGGATTGTGCGTCAGTCTCGTGTTTTTTCTGATGAGCTTGCTGCTGATCCTCCTGGTGCTGGTGCTGGTTCCGCTGCTCGGTCGCCAGATGCACGTGGTGGCCGCCAAGGTTCCGCTGGCGATCGACTGGTTCAAGCTCAGCCTGCTGCCTTGGCTCGAGGGACAGTTCAATGTCGGTGCCGGCGATATTCCGCTGGAGAAAATCAAGCAGGCCCTGATGGCCAACTGGCAGAGCGCCGGGGGCGTGGCGCAGGGGCTGCTGGTATCCGCGACCTCGTCCTCGCTGGTACTGCTCGGCTGGATCGCGAACCTGGTGCTGATCCCGGTGGTGACCTTTTACCTGCTGCGTGACTGGGACGTGATGCTCGCCAATGTGCGCGGCACCCTGCCGCGTGCGTGGGAACCGACCGTCGTGGCGCTGGCGTGCGAATGCGACGAGGTGGTGAGCGCGTTTCTGCGCGGTCAGCTGCTGGTGATGCTGGCGCTCGGCGTATGTTACACCGTCGGTTTGATGCTGGTCGGACTCGATCTGGCGCTGTTGATCGGCATGCTTGCGGGGCTCGCGGCGATCGTGCCTTATCTCGGGCTGCTGCTCGGAATCAGTGCGGCATCGGTGGCGGCATTGCTGCAGTTCGGTGACTGGCTGCCGCTGCTGTGGGTGGCGCTGGTGTTCACGCTGGCGCAGCTGCTGGAGGGCATGTACCTGACGCCGAAGCTGGTGGGAGACCGGATCGGGCTGCATCCGGTAGTGGTGATCTTCGCGGTGATGGCGGGCGGACAACTGTTCGGTTTCACCGGCGTGCTGCTCGCATTGCCGGTCTCGGCGGTGATCATGGTGCTGTTGCGTCATGCACACGATCGCTACCGGTCCAGCAGCCTCTATGGCCCGGCGGCGGCGGAGCCCGTGGCTGAGGAATCGGCGCCCGGTGTGCCCGCCGGCGGCGGCGACTGA
- a CDS encoding DUF2066 domain-containing protein: MSSQIALRGILAMLLVQFALVAFAEPVSGLYEAEVAVADQEPATRNAAARTGFAMVLVKVSGSAQVLQNPVVSAALADGPSLLQQFYFRRSDLPPRDNATAPELLLHMSYAPAAVLEILRRAGEPQLSPNRPGTLLWLALDEGAGPRIVSPETDGTVAGWLRMDGARRGIPLLFPALDLEDSLAVSVEQVAALDASVLVPASQRYGADAIVIGHLVRAIDGQWQGEWQQQIDGETVFGQATAASVDALGAQLVDALAETLAQRYAVRPDPEHAGQLRIRIDGVGSFAGYWQLSGMLRELASVRRFQLALVDRDTLFFDLSSDASIESIEKELSLLRSLHQEGAAGELRYRWVGE, encoded by the coding sequence ATGAGTAGCCAGATCGCCCTTCGCGGCATCCTTGCGATGCTGCTCGTCCAGTTTGCGCTGGTTGCCTTTGCCGAGCCGGTGAGCGGCTTGTACGAGGCGGAAGTGGCAGTTGCGGACCAGGAGCCAGCAACGCGCAATGCGGCCGCACGAACCGGATTCGCAATGGTGCTGGTCAAGGTCTCGGGTTCGGCCCAGGTATTGCAGAATCCGGTGGTCAGCGCCGCGCTGGCCGACGGGCCATCGCTGCTGCAGCAATTCTATTTCCGGCGCTCGGACCTTCCACCACGCGACAATGCCACCGCTCCCGAACTGTTGCTGCACATGAGTTATGCGCCGGCCGCCGTGCTGGAAATCCTGCGTCGGGCCGGTGAGCCGCAACTCTCGCCCAATCGTCCGGGTACGCTGTTGTGGCTCGCGCTCGATGAGGGCGCAGGGCCGCGAATTGTGAGCCCGGAAACCGATGGCACGGTTGCCGGATGGTTGCGCATGGATGGCGCGCGTCGTGGCATTCCGCTGCTGTTCCCCGCGCTCGACCTGGAAGACAGCCTGGCGGTCAGCGTCGAGCAGGTTGCGGCGCTCGATGCCTCGGTGCTGGTGCCCGCATCGCAGCGTTACGGCGCCGACGCCATCGTGATCGGGCACCTGGTGCGCGCGATCGATGGGCAGTGGCAAGGCGAGTGGCAGCAGCAGATAGATGGCGAGACGGTCTTCGGACAGGCCACTGCGGCTTCGGTCGATGCGCTCGGTGCGCAGCTGGTGGACGCGCTCGCCGAGACGCTGGCGCAGCGTTACGCCGTGCGTCCCGATCCCGAGCATGCCGGGCAGTTGCGCATCCGCATCGACGGAGTCGGGAGCTTCGCGGGCTACTGGCAGTTGTCCGGCATGCTCAGGGAGCTGGCGTCGGTACGCCGCTTTCAACTGGCGCTGGTCGATCGCGACACCCTGTTTTTCGACCTGAGCAGCGATGCATCGATCGAAAGCATCGAAAAAGAGCTGTCGCTGTTGCGCAGTCTGCACCAGGAGGGCGCTGCGGGAGAGCTCCGTTACCGGTGGGTCGGCGAGTGA
- the purM gene encoding phosphoribosylformylglycinamidine cyclo-ligase — translation MPDTSNKPLSYKDAGVDIDAGDALVANIKSVARRTARPEVLGGLGGFGALCEIPKKYHEPVLVSGTDGVGTKLRLAMQLGRHDTIGIDLVAMCVNDLVVSGAEPLFFLDYYATGRLDVAIATRVVQGIGEGCAQAGCALVGGETAEMPGMYHGEDYDLAGFCVGVVEKSRIINGSQVRAGDVLIGLGSSGAHSNGYSLIRRILERSGADLDSDFDGRPLGEALLAPTRIYVRSLLKLIEACEVKAMAHITGGGLLENIPRVIPDGCQAVIDTASWVEPELFRWLARAGNVERMEMYRTFNCGVGMVICVAAEQSAAALALLRTAGENAWRLGHIDAAPTGSERVRLLGC, via the coding sequence ATGCCCGATACCAGCAACAAGCCCCTCTCCTACAAGGATGCGGGGGTCGATATCGATGCGGGCGACGCGCTGGTCGCAAACATCAAGAGCGTGGCGCGACGCACCGCGCGCCCGGAAGTGCTCGGTGGGCTGGGCGGTTTTGGTGCACTGTGCGAGATTCCCAAAAAATACCACGAGCCGGTACTGGTGTCCGGAACCGATGGCGTCGGCACCAAGCTGCGGCTGGCGATGCAGCTCGGCAGGCACGACACCATCGGCATCGACCTGGTGGCGATGTGCGTCAATGACCTGGTGGTGAGCGGCGCCGAGCCGCTGTTCTTTCTCGATTACTACGCCACCGGCCGTCTCGATGTCGCTATCGCAACCCGCGTGGTGCAGGGTATCGGCGAGGGTTGTGCGCAGGCCGGGTGTGCACTGGTCGGCGGCGAGACCGCCGAGATGCCCGGCATGTACCACGGCGAGGATTACGATCTCGCCGGCTTCTGTGTCGGGGTGGTGGAAAAGAGTCGCATCATCAACGGCAGCCAGGTGCGCGCCGGCGATGTGCTGATCGGTCTGGGCTCGAGTGGCGCGCATTCGAACGGCTACTCGCTCATCCGCAGGATTCTCGAACGCAGCGGCGCGGATCTCGACAGCGACTTCGACGGGCGCCCGCTTGGCGAGGCCCTGCTCGCACCTACCCGCATCTACGTCAGGTCGCTGCTGAAGCTGATCGAAGCCTGCGAAGTGAAAGCGATGGCGCATATCACCGGAGGCGGCCTGCTGGAGAATATTCCGCGGGTGATCCCCGACGGCTGCCAGGCGGTTATCGATACCGCCAGCTGGGTGGAACCGGAGTTATTCCGCTGGCTGGCGCGGGCGGGAAACGTAGAGCGGATGGAAATGTACCGTACTTTCAACTGCGGTGTGGGCATGGTGATCTGCGTGGCAGCCGAACAATCCGCCGCAGCACTCGCGCTGTTGCGCACGGCAGGCGAGAACGCCTGGCGGCTTGGCCATATC